In Salinarimonas sp., a genomic segment contains:
- a CDS encoding IS630 family transposase (programmed frameshift), translating to MTKPLSMDLRQRVLAAVDAGMSRRAAADRFGIAPSAAVKWFNLRRETGSVAPRAQGGDTRSGRIEALGPVILAMVEEAPDLTLVEIAERLEREHGERFAPSTVHRFFGRHGLTFKKKSGHASEQDRADVAAAREAWFEEQPELDPQRLIFIDETWLNTKMARLRGRAPEGERLRAGIPHGHWRTTTFVAGLRIGGIDAPMLIDGAINAASFLAYVQQVLVPTLSPGDVVIMDNLASHKTPAVREAIEAAGAELRFLPPYSPDFNPIENAFAKLKALLRKVAARTRDALWSAVADAIEAFPPEECANFFTAAGYEPEW from the exons ATGACGAAGCCCCTCTCGATGGATCTGAGGCAGCGCGTCCTCGCTGCGGTCGATGCCGGCATGAGCCGCCGGGCCGCGGCGGACCGCTTCGGGATCGCGCCGTCCGCGGCGGTGAAGTGGTTCAACCTTCGGCGCGAGACGGGCTCGGTCGCGCCGCGGGCGCAAGGCGGCGACACGCGGTCCGGGCGGATCGAGGCGCTCGGCCCGGTCATCCTCGCGATGGTGGAGGAGGCGCCGGATCTCACCCTCGTCGAGATCGCCGAGCGGCTCGAGCGCGAGCACGGCGAGCGCTTCGCGCCCTCGACGGTGCACCGCTTCTTCGGCCGCCACGGCCTGACGTTCA AAAAAAAGTCCGGCCACGCCAGCGAGCAGGACCGCGCCGACGTCGCCGCGGCCCGCGAGGCCTGGTTCGAGGAGCAGCCCGAGCTCGACCCGCAGCGGCTGATCTTCATCGACGAGACCTGGCTCAACACCAAGATGGCGCGGTTGCGGGGCCGCGCCCCCGAAGGCGAGCGCCTGCGCGCCGGCATCCCTCACGGCCATTGGCGCACCACGACCTTCGTGGCCGGGCTCAGGATCGGCGGGATCGACGCGCCGATGCTGATCGACGGCGCGATCAACGCGGCGAGCTTCCTCGCCTACGTCCAGCAGGTCCTGGTTCCGACGCTGAGCCCCGGCGACGTGGTGATCATGGACAACCTCGCCAGCCACAAGACCCCCGCCGTGCGCGAGGCCATCGAGGCGGCCGGAGCCGAGCTGCGCTTCCTGCCGCCCTACAGCCCGGACTTCAACCCCATCGAGAACGCCTTCGCCAAGCTGAAGGCCCTGCTCAGGAAGGTCGCCGCCCGGACGCGCGACGCCCTCTGGAGCGCCGTCGCCGACGCCATCGAAGCCTTCCCGCCAGAGGAATGCGCGAACTTCTTCACCGCAGCAGGATATGAACCCGAGTGGTGA